The Fulvia fulva chromosome 1, complete sequence region AAGTCGATACTGACAGATGGATCATGGTGTGACCATTGCCCGGAGCGCCAAACACAGGTGAATACATCAATGATGCGGCCCAGGAGTTCCTCAGCTGCGACGCTATCGATCCTCGTACTGACTGCCATGGTTTCATCGTTGATCCGGTTCATCGTGAAGTAGTCTGGCTACGTTTCGTTGACATCAACAAGTCGATGCATGGCGACGCCCTTGACAATGGGTCAGGAACGTAGGAACAGGTGGTCAGTAGGACGATGCGTATGATCAAGGCCGACGCCATGGCTCTGTGGGGGCCTGAGGGCAGGTCCTTCTGCAATTTTGGGGTGAAGCGAAATGACGAGGCCGGGGTGAATGGACATGCAGAAGTTGTGTGGAAGGGCCAAGCCAGGGATGTCTGGATAGAAGTGGATTGCGTTGCTTGTGCGCTCGTCCTCGGACCATGGTAAGCTGTCACCATTGCTGTGACAATCGCGGATGTATTCCTGTAGTCTAATTAAGCCACGACTGTCCGCTGGAGGTCATTGGAAGCAGTATCACCAGACTATGGCGAGACGAGTTGTGGCTCTGCCGATGATCAGCTTGTTAACGAACAGACATGCGTCTAACATGTCTGCCAACAACACGGCGGCCTTGCCCAAACCCTTTCATCGCCATGCCAGCTTGTTTGCTGCTGCGGCATACAAGAGCATTGACACCCACTCCAACTCCCATAAACCTCACCACCTGCCATGCGAACAATAAAGTACCGGCACATACCAGAAAACCACGGTGGAGTCTACCCGAGATCCTCATCCCTTACCGACCTCATCGGCACCTACAACTGCATCACATGTGTAGGCGTGTAGTTCCCCATCAGTAATACCCACTGCTTCGTTGCCCACATCAATGCTTACATTCTGCCCAAGGACTATGACAGCCAGCAGCTCCTCGACGACCCCTTGCCGCGAGACTGCAGCGGAAGTGAGGGCGAGGAAGTGAAGAGGAGAGTGCTGGAGAAGCTGCAGAAAGTCAGCGATGATCATGACTTCAAGCCATTGGAGGTTGATCTGGCGAGTCTGATCTTGATTTGTCCCAGGTACGATGGGCAGTCGAACACGTCGACTTTTGTCGTCGAAGCGATTGAGGAGTTTCTAGGCCGTGGGAAGTTACCGGTAGATCGGACGTGCCATGGGTTCGTTCACGATGCTGCGCCTGATGCGAACACAATCTACCTCAAGGGTACTTTTGATGAATCAAGGGTCGAGAACGGGCGTTGGACAGAGGCTGGAAGGTTTCCTGATGGTACAGCCAAAGATCCCGTAAAGTTTTACGCCCTTGAAGAGAGGGCAAAGGGGTGTGGACAATGGAAGATCGAGCTGTCGCGAGGTCAAAAGCTCCCCACGGGATACGCAGGCAAGCTGTTCTAGTGTGAACTGTGTGCATATCCAGTGGTACGGTGTTCGAGCACATGCATTGGCCAGTCGAGAATATCTCACCCACCACATCCGCTCTTTGTTGACCTGGTGGTTGTCATCATTCGCGAGCTCGGAACCATACTAGGCCTGTTTGTGATCATAGGGAATTGTGCTCGCGTGAATGGACTCTATGCTGCACCTTGCCACGGCCTGGCTTTCATGATCAACCAGCTCAGCAAAGGGCGTACGGGAAAGTGTTTGCTGTTCCCCCCATATCACTCTCCACAGATCCAGCCGTGTAACACCTACTCTGCATCGCCATAATGTCCCAGGACCAGGTTGAGGACCCCAAGATACAATTCCGAAACGTGCCAGAAGGCAGAGGGAAACTCTTCCCTCTCAGATCCGAACAGAGCACGCAATCACCAAGCTCAGAATCCACACCCTTATGCTTCGGAACTCGCAACTGCTCCTCCTGCGTAGGCCTCTTCCTCCCCCTTCCAAACCAAGGATGTGCATACGTCGCCCACATCAACGCCTGGGTCTTGTCCACCGACGACAAGGGCAAAGAAGGTTACGACCGCATTCCCAGCTTATCAGAAGGAAATCGGTTCAGAGCAGAAGTATTGAGAAAGTTCCAGTCCGTGTTCGCAAAGCATAGCTGGGTAATAGCCGATATCGACGCCGCAGGCGTCACTCTGGTCTGCCCTAAACTCTACGATGGCGGCAGCTGGGACTACTCCACAGGATGGTACGTGGTAGACGCCATCAGAGACCTCCTCGCCAGGCCGCCGGGGCTACAGTGTGATTCGCTTGCACATGGGTTCGTTTTCGATCCCGTTGACGGGGAGATGGAGAACTTGCCGATCTCAGGCTCGAGGCAGGATTCTTTCAGCACTAAGATTTGGGTGCAGAAAGCGGACGGGTTGGAATGGGAGTATGGTGTTGTTGATGAGGTGGAGGGGTTGGATGATTGGGAGATTCAGGCGGAGAGGCCGTGATGGGCTGGTGTGTAGTCTGGTGGATCTGTCGAGTAGCGAGGATCGGAGGGAACGTTCGGTACTCTTCCACAAATTGAAAAATTGGTGTGTTGCTGTCATAAAAGCCGTCTGAAGAATCCGACGCATGAAACCTTTCGAACTGAATGGTACTGCACACCTTTGCGTACGCCGTGCCATAGCCCTCGGAATGATACCTTCTTTCCCGTGGAGGCTTTCTACGTTACGATGCATTACGAGCTCTATGTTGGTGTGTGATACACTTTTTTGAGACCTGCCTGCGCCTCGCTATGCGTGTCTCTCGACACTGCTCATCAGCAAATATGGTACATCATCGTTAGAGTGGCATGCCTTGCTACGCTCGGAGTAGTGCAGCAGCTTCAGCCACGCTCGCTTCCACGTAGACGCACGACCTGGCCGTACTTCTGTAGCTTCGTGATGAGCTGGTCACCCTGCTTGACCACGTCGTTGTACCTAGATATCGTTGTCAGCATTGCGCCACCTCGTGTGCTGTCGGGATCAACACTTACTGCTTGTTCTTGTCGTCCGCCCGCTGTGTCTCGATGATGCCTCGCACGCGATCGATAGTGCAAGGCAACCTCTGGCTGGCAATGAACGGTGCCAGATCCTTGTCCAACCAATTCACGCTTACGCCGAAGCTGCTGGCCATGCTGTCGAGTCCCACGACCTTGTAGCTCTGGAGCAGCTGAGCGTAAGCTCGCAACCGCATCTCTCTCACGAACCAGCTCTTGTGCTCGTACAAGTATCGATCTGTCGCCAGGAAGTTCTGCTCGACCGCAGCGAGAGACGTGAAGAAGCTGGCATAGTTGCCGTTGTACAGACTCTGGATCATGGTCGCAAGAGGACGGAAGTCGACCTTTGGCTCGGCCTTGGCTTGAGCCTCCGCTGAAGCTGAACCAGATGCGAGGGTTGTAAGATTGACTGCTGTCGGCTTTGGCGTTGTGGTTGAGTCGACCTTCATGGCATCGTCCTCGGCCGAAGGACCTGCCGATGCTGCACCGCCCAGTGCGGAAAGACGGTCCGAGTCACTCTCGCTGCCGAACACAGCACGCACTTCTGGTGCATCTACAACTTTGGTCTTGAAGTCGCGGCGTGGGAGAGACACAGCTCCGGCAAGCGTGGCGTACACAACCAAAGAGCTGTATGTGCAGAGTTCCGTGGATGTGAATGTCGAAAGAGAATCGAGAAGCATAGGAGCTGCAAGGTTGTGTGCGCGAATGGTGAGAAGATGCAGACCTTGGTAGGCCTTCAGGCGATTCCGGCGGTCCCAGTCACCACCGCTCTCCACCAACTGCGAAGCGCGGTCGACATTCTTCTTGACAAGCAGCTTGTCATCGAAGAACAGACCAAGCCGGATGATGGCGAGAACAATGTCGATCTTGGTGCCGAGGATGCCCGTCTTCTCGAACAGTTTCTCGAACTCCTCCAACGCCTTGTCCTTGTCACCCACTCTCGCGTAGAACTCGGCGCGCTTTCCTCGCGCAGTCTGAATCTCAGTCTCTCCGGCCTGCTCCAAAGCATCGTCTTCCTCTTTTTGTATGGCAGCCAGCTCCCTCTCGTTGTCCTTGCGCAGCTCCTCGTACAACGCCTCGTCCCAAGGCAGCTCGAACGACGAGTCCGTCTTGCCACCGAGCACGCCCACTATCGATGGAGCATTGATACTGCTCGTCCGTCGTAATGTGGCGATGGGTGGTGCTGCAGAAGAGTTCGTGTTTGCGCGACTGATGGTTGGTGATAGAACAGCGCTGCCTTCGCCAGCTGCGTTGAGCTTGCCTGTTTGAGGAGGTGCTAGGTAGGCGTAGAGAGGGGCCATCTTGTGCTCGCGGATGTCATGTTGGAGTGCTTCGAGAGATGTCTGTTTGAACGCCTTGTCGGTGGTGGGCGATGCGATGGCGAAGACATTCTGTGCCAGCGCCAGCGTTGGGTATGCGAGGTATTGCGGCTCACCCATCTTGGGCGGTCAGAGGAGTATAGTGGGATCAAAGGGGAATGGTGTGGATGTCGCTGAGATCGAAGACGTGGAGGGTTTATGGTGTTGCAGGCAGAAGCTGATGATGTGTTTGTTGGGTGATGTTTCGCGGTGGATGCTCACATGCCATCACCGAGCAGAGTTGCGGAAATGCCGAGCAGCTTCAAGCTTCAGGCACAACCGCGATGAGGCGTCCACTGTCGTCCACTATTTGTGCTCCAGAACTGGGTGATGCAATAGGGGAGTGCAGCAGTCACCCATCAATATTTCATGATTGCTTCTCAGAGCTTCCATCAAGTCATGTGATCTCGCGAATTGCCCTCCAAGTTAAGGTTGAGATTAGGTTGCGGGAGTGCCGAAGAGCTCCAGCTCAAGTGAGGAAGTGACAACTCTTGACACGCGAGCTCTTAACAATAGCAGAGAGTTCTGCGCTTATTCGACCTCTCGAGATATCGCATTCTAAAGGCCTCCCTTCCATATACGACTGGTCTTCACGCACCTCAAGTCTATTTACTACACCAACAAGCAACAACACACAGGGCAATACTGTTGACATGGGCGACACAGAAGAGACACAGGCACGCCGAGGCGGACAAGCAAAGCGAAAGAGAGAGACACCAGCATCGCGTGCAGCAAATAACAGCAGGAACAGCACACCAAACGCCTTCTCGCGACGAAGTCCGCCTAGGGACCCAGCACCTATCAGAGATCCAGATCCAGAGGATGATGGAGATCGGTCACCACCACGGAAACTGAAGCGCCCAGGCGCCGGAGCACGAGTCTCACAAGCCAACAGGGAAGTCATGGAGCGAGAGAGGAAGGCGCGAGAAGAGGCGGCACGCAAAGGACTGGAGGGACGACAGAAGGCTGGGGCAGAGTTGATCGCAGAGCACTATAACGCTGTCCCCGAGAGAGGACGTGACTGGCGACAAGCGGAGAGCAAGATTGCAGGATTGCGTAGTCTGAACAACTGGATCAAGTCGACACTCATCCAGAAGTTCTCAAGACCAGATATCCCGGTGGAAGATCTGAAGGTGCTGGACATGGCTTGCGGTAAAGGAGGTGATTTGGGGAAGTGGGAGAAAGCGCCACAGGTACCAGTTCTCTATGTGGGATGTGACATTGCTGGCGTATCGGTTGAGCAGGCACAGCAGCGATACAACGAGAACCTACGGAAGAGTCGAGGTCGCAACAGGAGAATGCACGCCGAGTTCTATGTACACGACACTTTCGGCCGAACTCTCGCAGACATCCCAACAATACGCAACGTCGGCTTCAATCCCAATGCCGGACCAGGACCTGGTATGATCCAAGGCGGCATGATGAGTGGAGGATTCGATGT contains the following coding sequences:
- a CDS encoding putative 26S proteasome regulatory subunit rpn7 — translated: MGEPQYLAYPTLALAQNVFAIASPTTDKAFKQTSLEALQHDIREHKMAPLYAYLAPPQTGKLNAAGEGSAVLSPTISRANTNSSAAPPIATLRRTSSINAPSIVGVLGGKTDSSFELPWDEALYEELRKDNERELAAIQKEEDDALEQAGETEIQTARGKRAEFYARVGDKDKALEEFEKLFEKTGILGTKIDIVLAIIRLGLFFDDKLLVKKNVDRASQLVESGGDWDRRNRLKAYQGLHLLTIRAHNLAAPMLLDSLSTFTSTELCTYSSLVVYATLAGAVSLPRRDFKTKVVDAPEVRAVFGSESDSDRLSALGGAASAGPSAEDDAMKVDSTTTPKPTAVNLTTLASGSASAEAQAKAEPKVDFRPLATMIQSLYNGNYASFFTSLAAVEQNFLATDRYLYEHKSWFVREMRLRAYAQLLQSYKVVGLDSMASSFGVSVNWLDKDLAPFIASQRLPCTIDRVRGIIETQRADDKNKQYNDVVKQGDQLITKLQKYGQVVRLRGSERG
- a CDS encoding mRNA cap guanine-N7 methyltransferase, with the protein product MGDTEETQARRGGQAKRKRETPASRAANNSRNSTPNAFSRRSPPRDPAPIRDPDPEDDGDRSPPRKLKRPGAGARVSQANREVMERERKAREEAARKGLEGRQKAGAELIAEHYNAVPERGRDWRQAESKIAGLRSLNNWIKSTLIQKFSRPDIPVEDLKVLDMACGKGGDLGKWEKAPQVPVLYVGCDIAGVSVEQAQQRYNENLRKSRGRNRRMHAEFYVHDTFGRTLADIPTIRNVGFNPNAGPGPGMIQGGMMSGGFDVISMMFALHYSFESEELARGMLSNVAGSLKKGGRFIGVMPNSDVISANVKNLLSKETPNGATTNGEAPQDSASDDDDWDPEKPTEPVATADNDDDDDDWDPEKPADPEPAPKPTTTSNSNPDLPDLTWGNEIYSVRFPRKQPNDKALPHDGIFRPPFGWRYHYHLEEAVEAPEYVVPWEAFRALADEYGLEMMYRKGFREVFEDETQDPELGMLAERMRVLSRDRTAGEKRDGLLVKEREMEAAGFYHAFCFYKT